Below is a window of Tistrella mobilis DNA.
AGCGGGATGCCGGGAAAGAGCCGCCGGGGCGTCAACTCCCCGGCGGCATGGACCGGTGAGACGTGGTAGTCTGGCCGCGGACACACCACCGCCAGCAGATGGGGACGGCCACCCCCGGCCGTCCGGAGACGCATGAAGCGACCGACCAAACGGACGGATACCCAGATCGACCTGTTCGTCGCACTGCCGGGCACCATCCCGACCTACGACCAGCAGGACACGATGGAGCTGCCCTTCTTCTCGCTGGCCAAGCCGACGCCGACGTCGCGCCGGTCGTCGATCGACTACCGGGCGACCGACGGCAATACCGAGATCCACATCAACGTCACGGCGCCCGAAAGCATCGGCGTCGCCACGATCTGGGATGCCGACATCCTGATCTGGGCCGCCAGCCAGCTGCGCGCCGCGCTGGACCGGGGGGAACCGACCTCGCCGACCATCCGGGTCTCGCTCTATGAATTGCTGCGCGGCATCGGCCGGCCGACCGGCGGCGACGAATATCGCCGGATCCTGAAGGCGCTGGAACGGCTGAACGCCACCTTCATCCGCACCAATGTCCGCAGCGGCCGCCGCCGCGACCCCAAGGGCTTCCACTGGCTGGAAAGCTATTCGGCGCCGCTGGATGAAAACGGCCGCTCGCTGGGCATCGAATTCACCATCGCCGACTGGCTGTACAAGGGCATCGTCACCGACCGGCTGGTGCTGAGCATCGACCGGTCCTATTTCCAGCTGTCGGGCGGAATCGAACGCTGGCTCTACCGCCTGATCCGGCGCTATTCCACGGCCAATACCCAGGGCTATGTCCTGCCGCTGCGCTTCCTGCACGAGACCAGCGGCACCACCCAGCGCTATGCCGATTTCGCCAAGGAACTGCGCCGCACCATCGCCCGCCAGCGCCTGCCGGGCTATTGGCTGGATCTGCGCACCCAGGAGGGCGTGGGCGAGGTGCTGTATTTCGTGGCCCGCGACCATCTGGCACCGGCCCTGCCGGCCCCGGAGGTGGAGGCGAACGGCCGCAAGCGCCGCAAGGCACCGGCGCCGGCACCCGAAACCGCCACCGATGCGCTGATGGAAACCACGGTGGAGATCCTGCAGCCCCCGGCCAGACCGCGCCGCAAGCCGGCCGCAGCCCGGCGTGGTGCGGGTGAGGATGGGGCAGGTGAGGGCGGGAGGGGCCAGGGCGGGACGGACCAGGCCGGGACGGGCCAGGCCGGGACAGTCAAGGGACCCGACGCCCCCGAAGCCGGCCGCTCCGCCCCCCGAAGCCGTCGCACGGCCGAGGCCGTTGCCGCACCCGCCGAAGGGGCCGAAACCCCGACAGACCGGCCGCTCACCGCCGATCTGCTCGACCAGGCGGTCACGGCGGCGGCAAAACCCGCGCGCAAGCCGCGCAGCACGACCCGTGGCACCACCGGCACAGGGGCCGGAACCCCGAAAAAACCCGCAACGACACGCAAACCACGTGCAGCCGGCGCAGCCAAGGGGGCGAAACCCCGATAGCCAGGGGCTTTCGCCACGCCGGGCCATACCGGCCGGCGGTGCCGTGTAAGATCTTGTACCTTCGGGATAAATTGCGTGCATCGGTCGCCGCCGCGCGGCGCGCCGCATCGCCGTCATGCACCGCCCGGGCCCTGCACCACACCTCTCACCGCCCGCAACGATGCCGGCCGGAGGGCCTGCCTGCGCGATCGCCATGCCCCTCAACCCCTTGAAGCAAAGGCAGCTTCCGGATATCGGCGGCATGCCGGGGGGCGAAACCCCGATAGCCCGGCGCCGGCTGCCACGACCGCCGCGCGCAGGATGTGGCGACGATACGACCATCATATGCAGTCACCAAAGACCGTTCCGGCGGCGTTCAGGGGCCGAAACCCCGATAGCCATCGGCCCGATATCCGGCATTCGGGGGCCGAAACCCCGGGAATCGGGGGTGGGGCAGGGGGGCGAACGGGG
It encodes the following:
- a CDS encoding replication initiator protein A: MKRPTKRTDTQIDLFVALPGTIPTYDQQDTMELPFFSLAKPTPTSRRSSIDYRATDGNTEIHINVTAPESIGVATIWDADILIWAASQLRAALDRGEPTSPTIRVSLYELLRGIGRPTGGDEYRRILKALERLNATFIRTNVRSGRRRDPKGFHWLESYSAPLDENGRSLGIEFTIADWLYKGIVTDRLVLSIDRSYFQLSGGIERWLYRLIRRYSTANTQGYVLPLRFLHETSGTTQRYADFAKELRRTIARQRLPGYWLDLRTQEGVGEVLYFVARDHLAPALPAPEVEANGRKRRKAPAPAPETATDALMETTVEILQPPARPRRKPAAARRGAGEDGAGEGGRGQGGTDQAGTGQAGTVKGPDAPEAGRSAPRSRRTAEAVAAPAEGAETPTDRPLTADLLDQAVTAAAKPARKPRSTTRGTTGTGAGTPKKPATTRKPRAAGAAKGAKPR